DNA sequence from the Rhizobium lusitanum genome:
TGGCGATCGACTGGTATCAAAAATCTGCGGATCAGGGTGACCCCCAGGGCGAATATGCGCTCGGCTACGCCTATACCAACGGCCGGGGCGTCGATCAGGACGATGCTCTGGCTTATTCCTGGTACAAGAAATCCGCCGAGCAGGGCCAAGCCGACGCGCAATATGGGCTTGGCTACAGCTTCGCCAACGGCCTCGGCGTTCCCCGGGATTACAAGCTGGCGCTGCAATGGTATCGCAAGGCGGCTGATCAGGGCCGCGCCGATGCGCAATATGCCGTCGGCTATCTCTATGCCAACGGCAAGGGCGTTGCGGTCAACAACGACGTCGCTGTCGAATGGTACCGCAAAGCCGCTACTCAAGGCGACGCGCAGGGCGAATACGCCCTTGCCACCATGTATACCGGCGGCCGTGGCCTTTCCAAGGACGATGGCAAGGCGCTGGAATGGTACCGAAAATCAGCCGCGCAAGGCCATCCGGACGCGCAATATGCGCTCGGCTATATCTATGAGAAGGGTCAAGGCACGGCGCCGGACAAAGGCCAGGCAGCCACCTGGTATCGCAAGTCCGCCGACCAGGGCAGCGCGGGAGGCCAGTATGCCCTCGGCTATCTCTATTACAATGGCAGTGGCGTTCCCAAGGACTATGCGCTAGCCGCCGACTTCTTTCGCAAAGCCGCAGAACAAGGCAACGCCCGCGCCCAGTATGGCCTCGGCTCCATGTACTATAATGGCGACGGCGTGCCGAAGGATATCGGCCAGGCCACCAACTGGTTCCACAAGGCAGCGAGCCAGGGACTGCCGGAAGCGCAGCATAGCCTGAGCTATTTGGCAGCCAACGGCGAAGAACCGACCACGAAGACCAGCCAGGGCGAAACACCTGGCTGGATCATTCTCCAGATACTGGCGACGCTGTTGCCATGAGCCGATCATGTATGCGCGCGGAGGCGCCTTGCGCCCTCGCCCGCCACATTATTTAGTATTC
Encoded proteins:
- a CDS encoding SEL1-like repeat protein; amino-acid sequence: MKIGRLAFGLAIALSLAPLAHAEDPAPASGDTSISLKYWIQFAKDGNATAQYGLGYRYAKGQGVEHDDAQAVQWYRKAAAQGNVQAEYALAYMYSNGLGVDKDLKQANAWYRKAAEQGYANAQYAIGYSYANGRGMDVDNEQAVGWYQKSAALDQAQAQYALGYMYAQGLGVPKDDAIALSWYRKSADQGRSDAQYALGYIYENGLGTAADQNLAIDWYQKSADQGDPQGEYALGYAYTNGRGVDQDDALAYSWYKKSAEQGQADAQYGLGYSFANGLGVPRDYKLALQWYRKAADQGRADAQYAVGYLYANGKGVAVNNDVAVEWYRKAATQGDAQGEYALATMYTGGRGLSKDDGKALEWYRKSAAQGHPDAQYALGYIYEKGQGTAPDKGQAATWYRKSADQGSAGGQYALGYLYYNGSGVPKDYALAADFFRKAAEQGNARAQYGLGSMYYNGDGVPKDIGQATNWFHKAASQGLPEAQHSLSYLAANGEEPTTKTSQGETPGWIILQILATLLP